One part of the Nocardioides zeae genome encodes these proteins:
- a CDS encoding PDR/VanB family oxidoreductase, translating to MPTPETIELVVLDKETVAVDTVRLTLGRPDRGPLPPWEPGAHIDLHLGSDPALVRQYSLCSSPADPDRYEVAVLRDPASRGGSAHVVDRLGPGDVVPVSHPRNHFALVPARRYVFVAGGIGITPVLPMIAAVAATGADWSLLYGGRTRASMAFADELVEAWGDRVSIRPQDEHGLLDLDGLLAVPQPDTAIYCCGPAPLLDAVEVASAAWPPGTLHLERFAPVALPATTEDDGAFEVEFARTGVTLTVPADRSIMEVAEDAGVPIMYSCEEGTCGSCEVPVLAGEPDHRDFVLTPEEREASRSMMICVGRARSPRLVLDA from the coding sequence ATGCCGACCCCCGAGACCATCGAGCTCGTCGTGCTGGACAAGGAGACCGTCGCGGTCGACACCGTCCGGCTCACGCTCGGACGACCCGACCGCGGTCCCCTTCCCCCCTGGGAGCCCGGCGCGCACATCGACCTGCACCTCGGGAGCGACCCCGCGCTGGTGCGCCAGTACTCGCTGTGCTCCTCCCCCGCCGACCCCGACCGCTACGAGGTCGCCGTGCTCCGCGACCCCGCCAGCCGCGGCGGCTCGGCCCACGTGGTCGACCGGCTCGGTCCCGGTGACGTCGTCCCGGTCAGCCACCCGCGCAACCACTTCGCCCTGGTGCCGGCGCGCCGCTACGTCTTCGTCGCCGGCGGAATCGGCATCACCCCGGTGCTGCCGATGATCGCGGCCGTCGCGGCGACGGGGGCCGATTGGAGCCTGCTCTACGGCGGCCGCACCCGCGCGTCGATGGCCTTCGCGGACGAGCTCGTCGAGGCGTGGGGCGACCGCGTGTCGATCCGCCCCCAGGACGAGCACGGGCTGCTCGACCTCGACGGGTTGCTCGCCGTGCCCCAGCCGGACACCGCGATCTACTGCTGCGGACCGGCGCCGCTGCTCGACGCGGTCGAGGTCGCCTCCGCGGCGTGGCCCCCCGGGACGTTGCACCTCGAACGGTTCGCGCCCGTCGCCCTCCCCGCCACCACGGAGGACGACGGCGCGTTCGAGGTGGAGTTCGCCCGCACCGGCGTGACGCTCACGGTCCCCGCCGACCGCTCCATCATGGAGGTCGCCGAGGACGCGGGCGTCCCGATCATGTACTCGTGCGAGGAGGGGACCTGCGGCAGCTGCGAGGTCCCGGTGCTCGCCGGCGAGCCCGACCACCGAGACTTCGTGCTCACCCCCGAGGAGCGCGAGGCGTCCCGCAGCATGATGATCTGCGTCGGCCGAGCACGGTCGCCGCGGCTCGTGCTCGATGCCTAG
- a CDS encoding LysR family transcriptional regulator: MLSLHQLRCFLATYEHGSLTAAATELGYAQPSVSEQIRALEKSLGVQLFRRVGRGVVPTTVADELRPHAERTLAAAEEARRAVTSAKALQTGTIRFGMFGAARLYAGAGLVADVLARYPGVRVELIGQNSNEVQEDLRRGRLEAAMIAVPAATSEGMTVTPVAKDELVYISADPERLTSPVTPQRFAQAQLVMPETTWRAVDSTRIVLRQMLHETGRNPTTRIEVEDIETAVELVGMGLADSVIPKGAALQLLPRLAPSAGYVSLRPRQYDTLAVVHRSGATLSPAAQLMIELATRRIQQIAEPFAPR, from the coding sequence GTGCTCTCCCTCCACCAGCTCCGGTGCTTCCTCGCGACGTACGAGCACGGCTCGCTGACCGCCGCGGCGACCGAGCTCGGCTACGCGCAACCGAGCGTGTCCGAGCAGATCCGGGCGCTCGAGAAGTCGCTCGGCGTCCAGCTGTTCCGCCGCGTCGGGCGCGGCGTCGTGCCCACCACCGTCGCCGACGAGCTGCGGCCCCACGCGGAGCGCACGCTGGCGGCCGCCGAGGAGGCGCGCCGTGCCGTCACGAGCGCCAAGGCGCTGCAGACGGGCACCATCCGGTTCGGGATGTTCGGCGCTGCCCGCCTGTACGCCGGGGCCGGGCTGGTCGCGGACGTGCTGGCCCGCTACCCCGGTGTCCGGGTGGAGCTCATCGGCCAGAACTCCAACGAGGTGCAGGAGGACCTCCGCCGCGGCCGGCTCGAGGCCGCGATGATCGCGGTGCCCGCCGCGACCAGCGAGGGCATGACGGTCACGCCCGTCGCGAAGGACGAGCTCGTCTACATCAGCGCGGACCCGGAGCGGCTGACGTCGCCCGTGACGCCGCAGCGCTTCGCGCAGGCGCAGCTGGTGATGCCGGAGACGACCTGGCGGGCGGTCGACTCGACGCGCATCGTGCTGCGGCAGATGCTCCACGAGACCGGCCGCAACCCCACGACGCGGATCGAGGTCGAGGACATCGAGACCGCGGTCGAGCTCGTCGGGATGGGCCTCGCCGACAGCGTCATCCCCAAGGGAGCCGCGCTGCAGCTGCTCCCCCGCCTGGCGCCGTCGGCGGGCTACGTCTCGCTGCGCCCGCGGCAGTACGACACCCTCGCCGTCGTCCACCGCTCCGGCGCGACCCTGTCGCCCGCCGCGCAGCTCATGATCGAGCTGGCCACGCGGCGGATCCAGCAGATCGCCGAGCCGTTCGCACCGCGCTAG
- a CDS encoding acetoacetate--CoA ligase — protein sequence MAEPAITAFARLAERYGGPPATASYDALWRWSVQDTSAFWSAVDEFCGVVWETEPDAVTDGAPLPDTRWFPGGRLNYAAQVFAVPRTGPAIVGHDEEGITQTLTWADLERQVSALAGTLADAGVGPGDRVVGYLPDRPEAIVAFLAAATLGAVWAGCGTDLAGEAALARVGQLDPTCLVAAAGYHHRGRWVDRTADVEVLRHGLPGLRLSVLVGDGHPFADGAVAWSTAVSRPGPGPAPVPVPSAHPLWVLFTSGTTGPPKGIVHGHAGVVVEHLKTLRLFFDLGPGDQFFWYTTLNWMMWNLRLGGLLCGAPVHCFDGAPTPPALWKVAERGHITHLGVSPGYLTASRDAGLHPSTDRDLSALRVLGCTGSVLTRPVHQWVADDLGPAVRVAPTTGGTDVVSGFAGGVPTVPDHVGEISARWLGVDLRAWSAEREDLVDQVGELVVATPLPSMPVAFWDDPDGSRLRAAYFEDFPGVWRHGDWVTVTSRGTVIVHGRSDATLNRHGIRMGSADICQAAEDVPGVLEALVVGIDEPDGGYWMPMFVTLAPGRRLDDELATTILTSVREKVSPRHVPDEVVQVPGIPHTLTGKKLEVPIKKILVGMEPAAQVGAVDRPELLHVFQQLGETRRAARPTRDHDHEVP from the coding sequence GTGGCTGAGCCCGCCATCACGGCCTTCGCCCGGCTGGCGGAGAGGTACGGCGGCCCCCCGGCCACGGCGTCGTACGACGCGCTCTGGCGGTGGTCCGTGCAGGACACCTCGGCGTTCTGGAGCGCCGTGGACGAGTTCTGCGGCGTGGTCTGGGAGACGGAGCCCGACGCGGTCACGGACGGTGCACCGCTGCCGGACACACGGTGGTTCCCGGGCGGCCGCCTCAACTACGCCGCCCAGGTCTTCGCCGTGCCCCGCACCGGCCCCGCCATCGTGGGGCACGACGAGGAGGGGATCACCCAGACCCTGACCTGGGCCGACCTCGAGCGCCAGGTGTCGGCGCTCGCCGGGACCCTGGCCGATGCCGGGGTCGGTCCGGGCGACCGGGTGGTCGGCTACCTGCCCGACCGGCCCGAGGCGATCGTCGCGTTCCTGGCGGCCGCGACCCTGGGGGCCGTGTGGGCGGGGTGCGGCACCGACCTGGCGGGGGAGGCCGCGCTCGCGCGCGTGGGCCAGCTGGACCCCACGTGCCTCGTCGCGGCCGCGGGCTACCACCACCGCGGGCGCTGGGTGGACCGGACGGCGGACGTGGAGGTGCTCCGCCACGGGCTCCCCGGCCTGCGCCTCTCGGTGCTCGTCGGCGACGGCCACCCCTTCGCGGACGGCGCGGTCGCGTGGTCCACCGCCGTCAGTCGCCCCGGGCCGGGTCCGGCACCCGTCCCGGTGCCGTCCGCGCACCCGCTCTGGGTGCTCTTCACCTCCGGGACCACCGGGCCGCCCAAGGGCATCGTGCACGGCCACGCCGGCGTCGTCGTCGAGCACCTGAAGACGCTGCGGCTGTTCTTCGACCTCGGGCCCGGCGACCAGTTCTTCTGGTACACGACCTTGAACTGGATGATGTGGAACCTGCGTCTCGGCGGCCTGCTGTGCGGTGCCCCGGTCCACTGCTTCGACGGCGCGCCGACGCCCCCGGCGCTGTGGAAGGTCGCCGAACGCGGGCACATCACCCATCTCGGCGTCAGCCCCGGTTACCTGACCGCCTCCCGGGACGCGGGGCTCCACCCGTCGACCGACCGAGACCTCAGCGCCCTGCGGGTGCTCGGCTGCACCGGGTCGGTGCTCACCCGCCCCGTGCACCAGTGGGTGGCCGACGACCTGGGGCCCGCGGTGCGGGTCGCCCCGACCACCGGGGGCACCGACGTCGTGAGCGGCTTCGCCGGTGGTGTGCCGACGGTGCCGGACCACGTCGGGGAGATCAGCGCCCGCTGGCTGGGCGTCGACCTGCGGGCCTGGTCGGCTGAGCGGGAGGACCTCGTCGACCAGGTCGGCGAGCTGGTCGTCGCCACACCCCTGCCGTCCATGCCCGTGGCGTTCTGGGACGACCCCGACGGCAGCCGCCTCCGCGCCGCGTACTTCGAGGACTTCCCCGGCGTCTGGCGGCACGGCGACTGGGTCACGGTCACCTCGCGCGGCACCGTGATCGTCCACGGTCGCTCCGACGCCACGCTGAACCGGCACGGCATCCGCATGGGCAGCGCGGACATCTGCCAGGCAGCCGAGGACGTGCCCGGCGTCCTCGAGGCACTGGTGGTCGGGATCGACGAGCCGGACGGCGGCTACTGGATGCCGATGTTCGTCACCCTCGCACCGGGCCGACGGCTCGACGACGAGCTGGCCACGACCATCCTGACGTCCGTCCGCGAGAAGGTCTCGCCCCGCCACGTCCCCGACGAGGTCGTCCAGGTGCCCGGGATCCCCCACACGTTGACGGGCAAGAAGCTCGAGGTGCCGATCAAGAAGATCCTGGTCGGCATGGAGCCGGCCGCACAGGTCGGCGCCGTGGACCGTCCCGAGCTCCTGCACGTCTTCCAGCAGCTGGGCGAGACCCGGCGCGCCGCACGACCGACCCGCGACCACGACCACGAGGTGCCCTGA